The DNA window ttaaaattataGCATTATCCAAAAATTGCTTTTCtgtcaatttttctttgatcaAAGAATCCACTAACTTTGTAGCTGCTGAGTTTGGCAATTGTAAATTATACTTTTCTACAAGACTTTGACCATACCATTTGCGGAACCCAATCACTTCTCTTCTTGCCTTAAGTCGACTTGGAATAGGGAAATTGTCAAAATAGGGAAAATTCAAGAAAATGGGATTAAATATTTGCAGCTTAACATACTTGATTTTCTCATGCATAAGTGATTGCTTGTCATCGAGTACATTAAAATTAACGCCAAGGACAGATTCACATACATTAGCCAAGGAATATTTCTGTAATATATCTGTGACTGAAATAGTGGTTTGATTTGCTGATCCcatttcattattgataaatcgTAACAACTTGTGTGTATTCTTGAAAATCGGTTTCAAATCAGGAAATTGGATACTTTGGGCAACAACATCTCGGTATAGTTTCCACAATTCTCCATGAGCACTAATGATATTGTCCCCAGTATAAGTTGCCAAAACTGAGTTTGGAATCTTGACATGATTGCCACTTTTGGCAAATACATCTTCATTCTTAAACATTTCAAGTAAGAAATCTGGTTTGGTGATTAAAATATTCCATCTTGATGCAAAGTACATTTTAACAGCCCCatatttttccaatttttccCGTAGATATAATTTGTAGATATCCTCTTGATCTAAACTAGTGCAAGCACCTAAAAACGACACATAAAATGGTATTGTTGGGATATTTCTAGGAAAATTGAATGGTGGGAAAACTATctccaaaatcaaataaagcAAATATGTGAATCCTCCAATAAAGATATATTTCAATAGTTGAAGCATTGAgacttttcaatttgaattttaatCGTGGCACAAcaaattaacaaaaaaaaaaaaaaaaaaatcaaaagaaatgaaCTGTTTCAATATTGCCtgtttttaaaataaagaaaCTCATTTATCTGTTAACTTGTTTAAGAGGAAAGAGCAA is part of the Candida dubliniensis CD36 chromosome R, complete sequence genome and encodes:
- the DIT2 gene encoding cytochrome p450-Dit2 homologue, putative (DIT1 and DIT2 contribute to virulence of C. albicans); translated protein: MLQLLKYIFIGGFTYLLYLILEIVFPPFNFPRNIPTIPFYVSFLGACTSLDQEDIYKLYLREKLEKYGAVKMYFASRWNILITKPDFLLEMFKNEDVFAKSGNHVKIPNSVLATYTGDNIISAHGELWKLYRDVVAQSIQFPDLKPIFKNTHKLLRFINNEMGSANQTTISVTDILQKYSLANVCESVLGVNFNVLDDKQSLMHEKIKYVKSQIFNPIFLNFPYFDNFPIPSRLKARREVIGFRKWYGQSLVEKYNLQLPNSAATKLVDSLIKEKLTEKQFLDNAIILMIAGHENPLLLMLSLLYVVSKYPQVQELIRNETEPTKPYFHSVIYETLRMYPPLGLIINRCTTRITKLGNIVIPKNVYCGYNNFGTGRDRNVWGSDADTFKPERWGVEIDEINKKFTLAKRSAELPAFHGRKRACLGEKYALFEVKQFLLAILGDYKVSLDPTWKEQLTAAGPISPLQLKIKFEKLTVS